Part of the Acidobacteriota bacterium genome is shown below.
GTTCTATTCGACCGATCACGTCTACATTTCGATCGAGAACGTTCGGCTTTACCGGATGAATACCCGAAATCCCGACGTTGAAAAAGAGCTCCAGCGAAAGCAGGCGAACAGCCAGCCGAAAACGCTCACCGAGAAGCGCAACGAAGAACTGCCGAAACGCCTCGACCAATACCCGTCTCTGCGCGATTTCTACAACGATT
Proteins encoded:
- a CDS encoding aminopeptidase, whose protein sequence is MEDASGTDLDWFSRGWFYSTDHVYISIENVRLYRMNTRNPDVEKELQRKQANSQPKTLTEKRNEELPKRLDQYPSLRDFYNDFDQFKVTDKDRKDYESFVANLDDKEKSLLNGDYY